The window TACTAAAGGCATAGTCTAAACAGGCTTTGGCCCCTTCTGTGGCAAAACCTTTGCCCCATTCACTTTTTTTCAGGCGCCAGCCAATATCAATACAAGGGGTAAAGTCAGCATTGTAAGTCTGTTGGGAGAGGCCTATAAAACCGATAAATTCCCCGCTCTCCAGCTTATCCACTGCAAAATAGCAAAATCCCCTATCTACATACTGCTGCTGCATCCGCTGGATGAACTGGCGTGTTTCCTCCGCTGATTGTGTGCCGGGAAAAAACGCCATCACCTCCGGGTCTGCATTGATGGCTGCCATAGGCTGCAAATCGGCCTGCCTCCAGTTCCGGAATCCCAGTCTTGGGGAGGTGAAGAGGTATTTTTTCATGCCATTGGTTTGTTTAGGTTAATTTCTGGCCTGCGCTAATTTTGGATTGCTTATGTGTGGACTTAGAAGAGCAGCTACTAAGTTAGCATTCTACCTGAGCTTCCAATGCGGTTAAACCGACGTTACAAGCCTTTTAAGCATCGGCAGTATAATAGTGTCTGGGGTCTCCTGCTTTTATATTATGCTCCCGGTACACCATCTCTCCAATTTTTCCTGTATCGCCCAAAGCCCTGCCCTTTATTAACCATGCAACACCAAAAGCAAAAAGTGCCAGTGCTTCAAAGACCAAAGTTGAATAGCGAAACAAGTTGAACTGATCAGCAATGGGTATCATGGCGATGAATACAATAATCAAACACCCACAGATGCGGTATATCTTATTTTCATTCACAGCGCTTACGGGAATGTCTATGTTCTTTGCCTGACCAATGGTAAATACATTGATGGCCAGTATTGAAAAGATAAGAAATAAGGCAGTAGCAAAACCATAGTGTACCCAACCCAGCCAATCGCCAGGATAGGGTATTAACGTATATAGCTGATCTT of the Flammeovirgaceae bacterium 311 genome contains:
- a CDS encoding acetyltransferase, ribosomal protein N-acetylase (COG1670 Acetyltransferases, including N-acetylases of ribosomal proteins) gives rise to the protein MKKYLFTSPRLGFRNWRQADLQPMAAINADPEVMAFFPGTQSAEETRQFIQRMQQQYVDRGFCYFAVDKLESGEFIGFIGLSQQTYNADFTPCIDIGWRLKKSEWGKGFATEGAKACLDYAFSTLGLEKVYAVAPQVNTQSEAVMKKIGMQYVKNFTHPLLTQDERLRECVVYLKTRAAHLSK